The following are encoded in a window of Paramormyrops kingsleyae isolate MSU_618 chromosome 12, PKINGS_0.4, whole genome shotgun sequence genomic DNA:
- the cckar gene encoding cholecystokinin receptor type A, which translates to METFTLHDMLINSTDIYKLLCGLGIKNDSDCYGEVDLQPELKDANQTVRIVLYSVIFLLSVLGNTLIITVLVRNQRMRTVTNLFLLSLAASDLMLCIFCMPFTLIPNVMRNFVFGSGMCKVAMYFMGISVTVSTFNLVAISLERYSAICNPLSSRTWQTKSHAAKVISSTWVLSFLLMLPYPIFSTLVPLRHDNNSTGNMCRLVWPSDVIQQSWYVLLLLLLFLVPGIVMMTAYGLISLELYRGIKFETMNRKSNRERQAAIGSLKPNDGDGCYLQPFKKDQLHLQQSRQPNPQGVVTSDSNKPQLSRVCSNSSTANLMAKKRVIRMLIVIVSLFFLCWTPVFTANAWRAFHQHSAIQLLSGAPISFIHLLSYTSACVNPIIYCFMNKRFRLGVLATFSCRDRLPPGHLNHGPTTIRETDDNGTFTRFTYSSIRGSAQA; encoded by the exons ATGGAGACATTCACCTTGCACGATATGCTCATAAATTCCACTGATATTTACAAACTATTATGCGGCCTTGGAATAAAGAACGATTCCGACTGCTATGGTGAAGTGGACTTGCAACCGGAGCTGAAAG ATGCAAACCAGACGGTGCGGATCGTGCTATACAGTGTGATCTTCCTCCTGAGTGTGCTGGGCAACACCTTGATCATCACTGTGCTGGTGCGAAACCAGCGCATGCGAACTGTTACCAACCTGTTCCTCCTGTCACTGGCTGCCAGCGACCTCATGCTCTGCATCTTCTGCATGCCCTTCACTCTCATTCCCAACGTCATGCGCAACTTCGTCTTCGGCAGTGGCATGTGCAAGGTGGCCATGTACTTCATGG GCATCTCAGTGACCGTGTCTACTTTCAATCTGGTGGCTATCTCACTGGAGCGCTACAGCGCCATCTGCAATCCACTCAGCTCTAGGACTTGGCAGACCAAGTCCCATGCCGCCAAGGTCATCTCTTCCACCTGGGTTCTCTCCTTCCTGCTCATGCTGCCTTACCCTATCTTCAGCACCCTGGTACCTCTTAGACATGACAACAACAGCACAGGAAACATGTGCCGGCTCGTATGGCCCAGCGACGTGATTCAGCAGTCCTG GTATGTGCTCCTTCTGCTGCTCCTCTTCCTGGTTCCAGGCATAGTCATGATGACAGCCTATGGGCTCATTTCCCTGGAACTTTACAGGGGAATTAAATTTGAGACTATGAACAGGAAAAGCAATAGAG AGAGACAGGCTGCCATAGGAAGCCTGAAGCCCAATGATGGAGACGGCTGCTACTTACAGCCCTTTAAGAAGGATCAACTGCATTTGCAGCAATCAAGACAACCCAACCCCCAGGGGGTGGTCACATCTGACAGCAACAAGCCCCAGCTTAGCCGTGTGTGTAGTAACAGCTCCACAGCCAACTTAATGGCCAAGAAGAGGGTTATCCGTATGCTCATTGTAATCGttagcctctttttcctttgCTGGACTCCGGTTTTTACTGCCAATGCCTGGCGGGCTTTTCACCAGCACTCTGCCATCCAGCTACTGTCAGGAGCTCCCATATCCTTCATCCACTTGCTGTCCTACACCTCTGCTTGTGTCAACCCCATCATTTACTGCTTCATGAACAAGCGCTTCCGCCTGGGCGTCCTTGCCACCTTCAGTTGCCGTGACCGCCTCCCACCTGGACACCTTAACCATGGGCCCACCACAATCCGAGAGACGGATGATAATGGCACCTTCACGCGCTTCACATACAGTAGCATACGTGGTTCTGCCCAGGCATAA